In the Geobacter sp. FeAm09 genome, one interval contains:
- a CDS encoding peptidylprolyl isomerase gives MSEQNPYVMLETSKGSIKIELFSDKAPITVKNFLSYVREGFYDGLIFHRVIRDFMVQGGGMSENLEQKKPKFAIKNEADNGLSNERGTLAMARTSVVDSATSQFFINVVDNSFLDHRGKQPDLYGYCVFGKVLEGMETVDEIRAVKTGMSRGHSDVPVEPVFIVSAKVIE, from the coding sequence ATGTCCGAGCAGAACCCATATGTCATGCTGGAAACGTCCAAGGGCTCCATCAAGATCGAGCTGTTCAGTGATAAGGCGCCAATCACGGTAAAGAACTTTCTTTCCTACGTTCGTGAGGGATTTTACGACGGGTTGATCTTTCACCGGGTCATCAGGGATTTCATGGTCCAGGGTGGCGGCATGAGTGAAAACCTGGAACAGAAGAAGCCCAAGTTCGCCATCAAGAACGAGGCCGACAACGGCCTTTCCAACGAGCGCGGCACCTTGGCCATGGCCCGTACTTCCGTGGTGGACTCGGCCACCTCCCAGTTCTTCATCAATGTGGTGGACAACTCCTTTCTCGACCACCGGGGCAAGCAACCGGACCTCTACGGTTACTGTGTCTTTGGCAAGGTCCTGGAGGGGATGGAGACGGTTGACGAGATTCGCGCCGTCAAGACCGGCATGAGCAGGGGCCATTCCGACGTCCCCGTGGAGCCGGTTTTCATCGTGTCGGCCAAGGTCATCGAATAA
- a CDS encoding Rne/Rng family ribonuclease yields MSDTVSKKMLINVMHPEEARVAIVHDGRLMELNIEISGKEQTKGNIYKGVVLRVEPGLQAAFVDIGRAKPGFLQMGELHPDFWRWRDDVPEDQHKRRPRIQEVLRRGQELVVQVEKDERDTKGSALTSYLSLPGRYMVIMPGSDSTGISRKVEQEGARKKLKEIVAGLNVPEGIGYIIRTEAVGRTPEELQKDLENLLELYDDIKTRAAEASGAGEIYRDSGLIIRSIRDYFSDDIDEVLVDSKDAYREAKEFFRETMPKCEKRVKLHKEKRPIFSRFQLEEQIDQIYEKRVALPSGGSLIIEPTEALVSIDVNSGKSSGERGIEDTAYKTNLEAAEEVARQLRLRDLGGLIVIDFIDMRERKHNIEVEKTLKQALKMDKARVNLGRISEFGMLEMSRQRIAKTLNDAIHLACPHCEGRGKVKSVEAMAVSFLRKVHAAAAKGTVAGVLGSLPLEVAYYLLNRKKRELTQIENDYEIEVTVKGKPSFTMNQLELETVKREKPRMEDVLASEAEAAEAPKQSEGKAERPESAQPEEKAVEGGVAEGGKKRKRRRKKKKPAGEGAPEAAAASAESAATAEHPAEAQQEAEPAHEQEEGGTPETPAKKKRKRRRRKGGKGQDGAAAETAVPTVEFEAVVPAAPVEQPPAAVEPEAAAPPKKTRRGKTSRTAPDTAAAPAVEAAAIAVPPAVAAREEPAPEKPAKPRRSSRKGKQEEAAAAAQPEVAIPEPPVAAPSEAPSAAEKPKPAKAPRTRKKSEPVPPAAEISPAEAAPGAAKPAKPRRAPAKKAATAPAEPAAEEAAAPKKRASRSRSVKKGEGDQ; encoded by the coding sequence ATGAGTGATACCGTAAGCAAGAAAATGCTGATCAACGTCATGCACCCCGAAGAGGCGCGGGTGGCCATCGTGCACGACGGTCGCCTGATGGAACTCAACATCGAGATCAGCGGCAAGGAGCAGACCAAGGGCAATATCTACAAAGGGGTCGTGTTGAGGGTCGAGCCGGGCCTCCAGGCCGCTTTCGTCGATATTGGGCGGGCCAAGCCGGGTTTTCTCCAGATGGGGGAGCTGCACCCCGACTTCTGGCGGTGGCGCGACGATGTGCCGGAGGACCAGCACAAGCGCCGTCCCCGCATTCAGGAGGTGCTGCGTCGGGGGCAGGAACTGGTGGTGCAGGTGGAGAAGGACGAGCGGGACACCAAGGGCTCTGCCCTGACCAGCTATCTTTCCCTGCCGGGGCGCTACATGGTGATCATGCCGGGCAGCGATTCCACCGGCATTTCCCGCAAGGTCGAGCAGGAAGGGGCGCGCAAGAAGCTGAAGGAGATCGTGGCCGGCCTGAACGTTCCCGAGGGGATCGGCTATATCATCCGCACCGAGGCGGTCGGGCGCACGCCGGAGGAGTTGCAGAAGGATCTGGAAAACCTGCTGGAGTTGTACGACGATATCAAGACGCGGGCGGCCGAGGCCAGCGGGGCGGGCGAAATCTACCGCGACAGCGGACTGATCATCCGCTCCATCCGCGATTACTTTTCCGACGATATCGATGAGGTGCTCGTCGATAGCAAGGACGCCTACCGGGAGGCCAAGGAGTTTTTCCGCGAGACCATGCCCAAGTGCGAGAAACGGGTCAAGCTGCACAAGGAAAAGCGTCCCATCTTTTCCCGTTTTCAGCTGGAAGAGCAGATCGACCAGATCTACGAGAAACGGGTGGCACTCCCCTCGGGCGGCTCGTTGATCATCGAACCGACCGAGGCCCTGGTCAGCATTGATGTCAACTCCGGGAAATCCAGCGGCGAGCGGGGGATCGAGGATACCGCCTACAAGACCAATCTGGAGGCCGCCGAAGAGGTGGCGCGCCAACTCCGGTTGCGCGACCTGGGCGGCCTGATCGTGATCGACTTCATCGACATGCGCGAGCGGAAGCACAATATCGAGGTGGAGAAGACCCTCAAGCAGGCCCTCAAGATGGACAAGGCCAGGGTCAACCTGGGGCGGATCTCCGAATTCGGCATGTTGGAGATGTCGCGTCAGCGCATCGCCAAGACGCTCAACGACGCCATTCACCTGGCATGCCCCCATTGCGAGGGACGCGGCAAGGTCAAGTCGGTGGAGGCCATGGCCGTCTCGTTCCTGCGCAAGGTGCACGCCGCCGCCGCCAAGGGGACCGTGGCCGGGGTGCTCGGCTCCCTGCCGCTGGAGGTCGCCTACTACCTGCTCAATCGTAAGAAACGGGAATTGACCCAGATCGAGAACGATTACGAGATCGAGGTTACGGTCAAGGGGAAACCCTCGTTTACCATGAATCAGCTTGAACTGGAGACCGTCAAGCGGGAAAAACCGCGTATGGAGGATGTGCTGGCATCCGAGGCCGAAGCCGCCGAAGCGCCGAAGCAGTCGGAGGGGAAGGCGGAGCGCCCCGAGTCAGCACAGCCGGAGGAAAAGGCGGTTGAGGGGGGCGTTGCCGAAGGTGGCAAGAAACGCAAACGTCGCCGCAAGAAGAAAAAGCCTGCCGGAGAAGGGGCACCCGAGGCCGCGGCCGCATCCGCCGAATCAGCGGCAACGGCAGAACACCCGGCCGAAGCGCAGCAGGAGGCCGAACCGGCCCACGAACAGGAAGAAGGGGGCACACCGGAAACCCCGGCCAAGAAGAAGCGCAAGCGTCGCCGCCGCAAGGGGGGCAAGGGGCAGGACGGGGCAGCCGCAGAAACGGCGGTGCCCACGGTTGAGTTCGAGGCGGTCGTCCCGGCGGCTCCTGTGGAGCAGCCACCGGCGGCGGTTGAGCCCGAGGCGGCGGCACCCCCCAAGAAAACCCGGCGGGGCAAGACGTCCCGGACGGCCCCGGACACCGCTGCCGCACCGGCTGTCGAGGCCGCGGCGATTGCCGTCCCGCCCGCCGTCGCCGCGAGGGAGGAACCGGCGCCCGAAAAGCCTGCCAAGCCGCGCCGCAGCAGCCGCAAAGGCAAGCAGGAAGAGGCTGCCGCGGCCGCCCAGCCCGAGGTGGCCATTCCCGAACCGCCCGTTGCAGCCCCGTCCGAGGCGCCGTCGGCCGCGGAGAAGCCGAAGCCGGCCAAAGCCCCGCGTACCCGGAAAAAGAGCGAACCGGTACCGCCAGCGGCGGAGATTTCTCCGGCCGAAGCGGCCCCGGGTGCCGCGAAACCGGCAAAACCGCGCCGCGCACCGGCCAAAAAGGCCGCCACAGCCCCCGCCGAACCGGCGGCTGAAGAGGCTGCTGCCCCGAAGAAGCGCGCGAGCCGTTCCCGGAGCGTCAAAAAGGGCGAAGGGGATCAGTAG
- a CDS encoding ferritin family protein — protein sequence MSNDQVCYTFDAAVEMAIEMENEGFRNYLAAIRRVTNKGARELLRDNALDELDHKHQLEKALLEGRMDGGEALDQPIPTMHLDYVFKKQELGPESGVREALVYAIHLEKGAVDFYGKVASGCSGAPMGQLFQQLFKEESRHLQALEDLYEQHFMTEN from the coding sequence ATGAGCAACGATCAGGTCTGCTATACCTTTGATGCGGCCGTGGAGATGGCCATCGAAATGGAGAACGAAGGCTTTCGCAACTATCTCGCCGCCATCCGCAGGGTGACGAACAAGGGGGCGCGGGAACTCCTGCGCGATAACGCCCTGGATGAACTGGACCATAAGCACCAGTTGGAAAAGGCGCTGCTGGAAGGGCGCATGGATGGGGGCGAGGCCCTGGACCAACCGATCCCCACCATGCACCTGGATTATGTCTTCAAAAAGCAGGAACTCGGCCCCGAATCGGGGGTGCGGGAGGCCCTGGTCTACGCCATTCACCTGGAAAAGGGGGCCGTGGATTTTTACGGCAAGGTTGCGTCGGGATGCAGCGGCGCCCCCATGGGGCAGCTCTTTCAACAGCTTTTCAAGGAAGAGAGCCGCCATTTGCAGGCGCTGGAAGACCTTTACGAACAGCACTTCATGACGGAGAACTGA
- the lysS gene encoding lysine--tRNA ligase, whose translation MEELSELLLQRRRKVDALWEAGVNPYPNDYKPLHTSADVVAAYGNTEQFDASGEQYSVAGRILARRSFGKAAFIQLQDRKGRIQVYVKKDEVGPEAFEAFESFDIGDIVGVEGFPFRTKTGELSLHAKQIRLLVKSLHPLPEKFHGLTDLETRYRQRYVDLIVNPESRDVFIKRSRIVNLIRGFMAGRDFLEVETPMMQPIPGGATARPFITHHNALDMQLFLRIAPELYLKRLVVGGLERVFEINRNFRNEGISVRHNPEFTMMEFYQAYATYEDLMDFTEELFCHVAREILGTLDFTCQGNEISFKRPWKRLTVREAILEYGDIDARQLDDRDLALAYARGLGLDIPQDMGYGKLVMEIFDEVVEHKLIQPTFITAYPTEVSPLSRKNDHNPDIVDRFELIIGGREIANAFSELNDPVDQKERFLSQVAEKNKGDEEAHYMDEDYVRALEYGMPPTAGEGIGIDRLVMLLTDSASIRDVILFPQLRKEMK comes from the coding sequence ATGGAAGAACTCAGCGAACTGCTGCTTCAGAGACGGCGCAAGGTCGATGCCCTCTGGGAGGCGGGCGTCAATCCCTACCCCAATGATTATAAACCGCTGCACACCTCGGCCGATGTCGTTGCCGCCTACGGCAATACGGAACAGTTCGATGCCAGCGGCGAACAGTACAGTGTGGCCGGCCGCATTCTGGCCCGGCGTTCCTTTGGCAAGGCGGCCTTCATCCAGCTTCAGGACCGCAAGGGACGCATTCAGGTCTATGTGAAAAAGGACGAGGTCGGCCCGGAGGCGTTCGAGGCCTTCGAGTCCTTTGATATCGGCGATATCGTCGGCGTCGAGGGGTTTCCCTTCCGCACCAAGACCGGCGAACTGTCGCTCCACGCGAAGCAGATCCGCCTCCTGGTCAAATCGCTGCACCCCCTGCCGGAGAAGTTCCACGGCCTCACCGACCTGGAAACCCGCTACCGCCAGCGATACGTGGATCTCATCGTCAATCCCGAATCCCGCGATGTCTTCATCAAGCGCTCCCGGATCGTCAACCTGATCCGCGGCTTCATGGCCGGCCGCGACTTCCTGGAGGTCGAGACCCCCATGATGCAGCCGATCCCCGGCGGCGCCACGGCCCGGCCGTTCATTACCCATCATAACGCCCTGGACATGCAGCTCTTCCTGCGCATCGCCCCCGAACTCTATCTGAAACGCCTGGTGGTGGGCGGACTGGAAAGGGTCTTCGAGATCAACCGCAATTTCAGGAACGAAGGGATTTCGGTACGCCACAACCCCGAATTCACCATGATGGAGTTCTATCAGGCCTACGCCACCTATGAGGATCTGATGGACTTTACCGAAGAGCTCTTCTGCCATGTGGCCCGGGAGATTCTCGGCACGCTGGATTTTACCTGCCAGGGGAACGAGATCAGCTTCAAGCGCCCCTGGAAGCGTCTGACCGTTCGGGAGGCGATCCTGGAGTACGGGGATATCGACGCCAGGCAGTTGGACGACCGGGATCTGGCCTTGGCCTATGCCCGCGGCCTCGGCCTGGATATCCCCCAGGATATGGGATACGGCAAGCTGGTCATGGAGATTTTCGATGAGGTGGTCGAGCACAAACTGATTCAGCCGACCTTCATCACCGCCTATCCGACCGAGGTGTCGCCGCTGTCGCGCAAAAATGATCACAACCCCGACATCGTCGATCGTTTCGAGCTGATCATCGGCGGCCGCGAGATCGCCAACGCTTTCTCGGAGCTGAATGATCCGGTTGACCAGAAGGAGCGTTTTCTCTCCCAGGTGGCGGAGAAGAATAAAGGGGACGAAGAGGCCCATTACATGGACGAGGATTATGTCCGGGCGCTGGAGTACGGCATGCCCCCCACGGCCGGCGAAGGCATCGGCATTGACCGTCTGGTGATGCTCCTGACGGATTCGGCCTCGATCCGTGACGTGATCCTGTTTCCCCAGCTGCGGAAGGAAATGAAATAG
- the bamA gene encoding outer membrane protein assembly factor BamA, with product MVACAFQFAVAGMAWAEGEKISEVRVKGNRRIESAAILNVVSSKAGDTLSGDKTDADIRAIYKLGHFQDIQAATEETDKGVVLVYTVLEKPVVRDIKFEGNKELGTDKLKEALELRQNAIFSAKDLAKSVAKMKKLYGDEGYYLAEIEPAMEKRTPTDLAITFKVTEGKKILIRVIRFDGNRAFTDSQLRKVMETKEKWFLSWLTGAGTYKEEVLKNDALLVADHYMNNGYINVKVGEPVVKLTDAKDALEVSIGITEGQQFRIGELDFKGELLEPVSELRRKVKVEPGQVFSRSTLRTDIATLTDIYADKGYAFANVNPLTKADSAKQTIDLTFDMEKGELVSIERINIAGNPKTRDKVVRRELRITEGELYSATGIKRSKQNLMNTGYFEEANIATAKGSAGNKLNVNVDVKEKPTGSFSIGGGYSSLDGIIGQGSVQQSNFLGLGLKANVSGSIGGKSQTYSLGLTDPYFLDTKWTLGADVYRTQRDYNDYTRRLTGGDIKGGYPINDFIGTFFMYKYEIKDIYNPQDAYSRLNHDDPDNYPLGVTTTSSVMASITHNNTDYRLDPTTGFINSVTAEFAGLGGNNKFARYTLENTWFHPIYKKLIFSTKLALGYVQEVGGTLVPIDEKFYLGGISSLRGYKARTVSPVKLLGTADHASLTTSEEKVYLGGNKEFYGNAEFSFPLLSDVGVKGVVFFDYGNATSAPYNKMFDSLLMSYGGGIRWASPLGPLRLEYGIPVNPRANLDSPSGRLEFSIGSLF from the coding sequence ATGGTTGCATGCGCGTTTCAGTTCGCCGTTGCCGGTATGGCGTGGGCTGAAGGCGAAAAGATTTCAGAGGTACGGGTCAAGGGCAACCGGCGCATTGAATCGGCCGCCATCCTCAACGTCGTCTCAAGCAAGGCGGGCGACACCTTGTCCGGCGACAAGACCGACGCCGACATCCGCGCCATTTACAAGCTGGGCCATTTTCAGGATATCCAGGCTGCCACGGAAGAGACCGACAAGGGCGTGGTCCTGGTCTATACGGTGCTGGAAAAACCGGTCGTCCGCGACATCAAGTTCGAGGGAAACAAGGAACTGGGCACCGACAAGCTCAAGGAAGCCCTGGAACTTCGGCAGAACGCCATATTCTCCGCCAAGGACCTTGCCAAGAGCGTTGCCAAGATGAAAAAACTCTACGGCGACGAAGGGTACTATCTGGCCGAAATCGAGCCGGCGATGGAAAAACGCACGCCCACGGACCTCGCAATTACCTTCAAGGTCACCGAAGGGAAGAAGATCCTCATCCGCGTCATCCGTTTCGACGGGAACAGGGCCTTCACCGACAGCCAGTTGCGCAAGGTCATGGAGACCAAGGAGAAGTGGTTTCTGTCGTGGCTGACCGGGGCCGGCACGTACAAGGAAGAGGTGCTGAAAAACGACGCCTTGCTGGTCGCCGACCATTACATGAATAACGGCTATATCAATGTCAAAGTGGGAGAGCCGGTCGTCAAGCTGACCGACGCCAAGGACGCCCTGGAGGTGTCCATCGGCATCACGGAAGGGCAGCAGTTCCGCATCGGTGAGCTCGATTTCAAGGGGGAACTGCTGGAGCCGGTGAGCGAGTTGCGCAGGAAGGTCAAGGTCGAGCCGGGGCAGGTCTTCAGCCGGAGCACCCTGCGCACCGATATCGCTACCCTGACCGATATCTATGCCGACAAGGGGTATGCCTTTGCCAACGTCAATCCGCTGACAAAGGCCGACAGCGCAAAGCAGACCATTGACCTGACCTTTGATATGGAAAAAGGTGAACTGGTTTCCATCGAACGGATCAACATCGCCGGCAACCCCAAGACCCGCGACAAGGTGGTGCGCCGCGAACTGCGCATCACCGAGGGTGAACTCTACAGCGCCACCGGCATCAAGCGCAGCAAGCAGAATCTCATGAACACGGGCTATTTTGAGGAAGCCAATATTGCGACGGCCAAGGGGAGCGCCGGCAACAAGCTCAACGTCAACGTGGACGTCAAGGAGAAGCCGACGGGATCGTTCAGCATCGGCGGCGGCTACAGCTCCCTGGACGGCATCATCGGCCAGGGCTCCGTCCAGCAGTCGAACTTCCTCGGCCTGGGGCTCAAGGCGAACGTTTCCGGCTCCATCGGCGGGAAGTCCCAAACCTACTCCCTCGGCCTGACCGACCCCTACTTCCTGGACACCAAGTGGACCCTGGGCGCCGACGTCTACCGGACGCAGCGCGACTACAACGACTACACCCGGCGCCTGACCGGCGGCGACATCAAGGGGGGGTACCCGATCAACGACTTTATCGGTACCTTCTTCATGTACAAATACGAGATCAAGGATATCTACAATCCCCAGGATGCCTATTCGAGGCTCAATCATGACGACCCGGACAACTATCCGCTGGGGGTGACGACGACCAGTTCAGTCATGGCCAGCATCACCCACAACAATACCGACTACCGACTCGACCCCACCACCGGGTTCATCAATTCGGTGACGGCCGAATTTGCCGGCCTGGGGGGGAATAACAAGTTTGCCCGCTACACCCTGGAGAACACCTGGTTCCACCCGATCTACAAGAAGCTGATCTTCTCCACCAAACTGGCCCTGGGGTACGTCCAGGAGGTGGGTGGGACCCTGGTGCCGATCGATGAGAAGTTCTACCTGGGCGGCATCTCTTCGCTCCGCGGCTACAAGGCCCGCACGGTTTCCCCGGTAAAGCTTCTGGGAACCGCCGACCACGCGTCCCTTACCACGTCGGAGGAGAAGGTCTACCTGGGGGGCAACAAGGAATTTTACGGCAACGCGGAGTTCTCCTTCCCCCTCCTGTCCGATGTGGGGGTCAAGGGGGTCGTATTCTTCGATTACGGCAACGCCACCAGCGCCCCCTACAACAAGATGTTCGATTCGCTGCTGATGAGCTACGGCGGGGGGATCCGGTGGGCCTCGCCGCTTGGGCCGCTCCGCCTGGAGTATGGCATCCCCGTCAACCCGCGCGCCAACCTGGACAGCCCCAGCGGCAGGCTCGAGTTTTCGATCGGCAGCCTCTTTTAG
- a CDS encoding ABC transporter ATP-binding protein → MSNLLEVRGLCKTYATGPNRVEVLTGIDLELEAATTTALVGASGAGKSTLLHLLGALDRPSSGTVSFRGEDIFRKSDRELAFFRNKSIGFVFQFHHLLPEFTALENVMMPALIARVARDKARAAAAELLDDVGLSHRMGHRPGELSGGEQQRVAIARALALSPELLLADEPTGNLDMKTSEGVHALLAELQQKKGLTLVVVTHNERLAAAMGRTVRLVDGRLEQFT, encoded by the coding sequence GTGAGTAACCTGCTTGAGGTGCGCGGCCTGTGCAAAACGTATGCTACCGGGCCGAACAGGGTCGAGGTGCTGACCGGCATCGACCTCGAACTGGAGGCCGCAACCACCACCGCCCTGGTGGGGGCCTCGGGCGCCGGCAAGAGTACGCTGCTGCATCTGCTGGGGGCATTGGACCGGCCGTCATCGGGCACCGTCAGCTTCCGCGGCGAGGACATCTTCCGGAAGAGCGATCGTGAACTGGCTTTTTTCCGCAACAAAAGCATCGGGTTCGTTTTCCAGTTTCACCACCTGCTCCCCGAGTTCACGGCCCTGGAGAACGTCATGATGCCGGCTCTGATCGCCCGCGTCGCCCGTGACAAGGCCCGGGCAGCGGCGGCGGAGCTGCTGGATGACGTGGGGCTCTCCCACCGCATGGGGCACCGTCCCGGCGAATTGTCCGGGGGGGAGCAGCAGCGGGTGGCCATTGCCCGTGCCCTGGCATTATCCCCGGAGTTGCTGCTGGCGGATGAACCGACCGGCAATCTGGATATGAAGACCAGCGAGGGGGTACATGCCCTGTTGGCCGAATTGCAGCAGAAAAAGGGGCTGACCCTGGTTGTCGTCACCCATAATGAACGTTTGGCCGCCGCCATGGGAAGAACCGTGCGGCTGGTTGACGGACGGCTTGAACAATTTACATGA
- the prmC gene encoding peptide chain release factor N(5)-glutamine methyltransferase, translating into MTPQETWTTIKVLAWTKDYLCTKGIENARLEAEWLLCAATGLDRVGLYLHFDKPLNDDELASFRAMVARRARREPLQHILGTQEFCGLEFQVSPDVLIPRHDTETLVTEALARQPEARSVLDIGTGSGCIAVALAHSLPQAAVTAIDISPAALAMARRNAEHNGATVEFLAGSLLEPVAGRTFDLIVSNPPYIPTADIDRLEPEVRDFDPRGALDGGPDGLDVYRTLIPAVPAHLNPAGWLLVEVGIGQAPAVAELFRKANNYDNPVTARDPGGIERVVGAQRKDVS; encoded by the coding sequence ATGACACCTCAGGAAACGTGGACAACCATCAAGGTCCTTGCCTGGACCAAAGACTATCTGTGCACAAAAGGCATCGAAAACGCCCGGCTTGAAGCCGAGTGGCTGCTGTGCGCCGCTACCGGCCTGGACCGGGTCGGACTTTATCTCCATTTCGACAAACCGCTCAACGATGACGAATTGGCGTCATTCCGCGCCATGGTGGCCCGCCGGGCCCGGCGAGAGCCGCTCCAGCACATCCTCGGCACCCAGGAGTTCTGCGGCCTGGAGTTCCAGGTTTCCCCGGACGTGCTCATCCCGCGCCACGACACGGAAACCCTGGTAACGGAAGCCCTGGCCCGCCAACCGGAAGCGCGAAGCGTGCTGGACATCGGCACCGGCAGCGGCTGTATCGCCGTTGCCCTAGCCCATAGCCTGCCCCAGGCAGCCGTGACGGCCATCGACATCTCCCCGGCCGCCCTGGCGATGGCGCGGCGCAACGCCGAGCACAACGGGGCGACGGTGGAGTTTCTGGCCGGCTCGCTCCTGGAACCGGTGGCCGGACGCACGTTCGACCTGATCGTATCCAACCCCCCCTACATCCCCACGGCGGATATCGACCGACTTGAACCCGAGGTGCGGGACTTCGACCCCCGCGGCGCCCTGGACGGCGGCCCGGACGGCCTGGACGTCTACCGGACGCTGATCCCCGCGGTCCCGGCACACCTGAACCCGGCCGGTTGGCTGCTGGTGGAGGTGGGGATCGGCCAGGCCCCGGCGGTGGCGGAACTGTTCCGGAAAGCAAATAATTACGATAACCCCGTCACGGCGCGCGACCCCGGCGGTATCGAGCGC
- a CDS encoding lipoprotein-releasing ABC transporter permease subunit, producing the protein MPFELFIGLRYLKAKRKSTFISIITFISTAGVALGVMALIVVLAVMTGFEEDLKEKILGTNAHVVVLRNGASMDNYQQVMTKLKGFKGVQAATPFIYNQVMLSSGRNVSGVVLRGIDVQSDRLVTKLSRSIVEGSIDKLDPVMGAGSDAKPGLVVGKELAKHLNLFVGDTINVVSPMGNITPLGMMPKMKPFRVAGIFNTGMYEYDSTLAYISLAQAQAFFDLGDTVTGIQLKVADVYHTGELARAINRTLGSDYYARDWMQMNRNILFALKTEKMVMFIILTLIVLVAAFGIASTLFMVVMEKTRDIAILKSMGATGLSIMKIFVLEGLIIGIIGTILGVASGLLIALNLEPIITVIEKVTGLNFFSKDIYYLDHFPSLVVPSDVVLISVTAVLISFIATLYPSWQASRMLPAEALRYE; encoded by the coding sequence ATGCCTTTCGAGCTTTTTATCGGGTTGCGCTATCTGAAGGCCAAGCGCAAGTCAACATTCATTTCCATCATCACCTTCATCTCCACCGCCGGGGTTGCCCTGGGGGTCATGGCGCTGATTGTCGTGCTGGCGGTCATGACCGGTTTTGAAGAAGACCTGAAGGAGAAAATCCTCGGCACCAACGCCCATGTGGTGGTCCTCCGCAACGGTGCCTCCATGGACAATTACCAACAGGTCATGACGAAGCTCAAAGGCTTCAAGGGGGTGCAGGCGGCCACGCCGTTCATCTATAACCAGGTCATGCTGTCGTCGGGCAGGAATGTCTCCGGCGTGGTGCTGCGGGGGATTGATGTTCAGTCGGACCGTCTGGTGACCAAGTTGAGCAGGTCGATCGTCGAAGGCTCCATCGATAAACTCGACCCGGTCATGGGGGCGGGTTCCGACGCCAAGCCGGGGCTGGTGGTGGGCAAGGAGTTGGCCAAGCACCTGAACCTGTTCGTGGGGGATACGATCAACGTCGTCTCTCCCATGGGAAACATCACGCCCCTGGGCATGATGCCCAAGATGAAACCGTTTCGCGTGGCGGGGATCTTCAATACCGGCATGTACGAGTACGACTCGACCCTGGCCTACATCAGCCTGGCCCAGGCCCAGGCCTTCTTCGACCTGGGGGATACGGTCACCGGCATCCAGCTCAAGGTTGCCGACGTCTACCACACCGGCGAACTGGCGCGCGCCATCAACCGGACCCTGGGGAGCGACTACTACGCCCGGGATTGGATGCAGATGAACCGCAACATCCTCTTTGCCCTGAAGACGGAGAAGATGGTGATGTTCATCATCCTGACCCTCATCGTCCTCGTGGCGGCCTTCGGCATCGCCTCGACCCTGTTCATGGTGGTCATGGAGAAGACCAGGGATATCGCCATCCTCAAGTCCATGGGGGCCACCGGTCTCAGCATCATGAAGATATTCGTTCTGGAAGGGCTGATCATCGGCATCATCGGCACCATCCTGGGCGTTGCCTCGGGGCTCCTCATCGCCCTCAACCTTGAGCCGATCATCACCGTCATCGAGAAGGTCACCGGCCTGAATTTCTTCAGCAAGGATATCTACTACCTGGACCATTTCCCGTCGCTGGTGGTGCCGTCCGACGTGGTCCTGATATCGGTGACGGCGGTGCTGATCTCCTTCATCGCTACTCTGTACCCGTCGTGGCAGGCGTCCCGGATGCTGCCCGCCGAGGCATTGCGCTATGAGTAG
- a CDS encoding OmpH family outer membrane protein: MRRFILAAVMAFGFAAASASAADVKIGYVDMQRALNNSEAGKEAKEQLAARLKKYQDEINGKQEELKKLKDELEKQGMLLSETARAAKEKDYQQRLKEFQRFTKDAQDELQGKDEEFTRKILEEMEKVIKEYGRTNGYAFIFAKNDSMMLYVDEKSDVTEEVLKRFNAAKKK, from the coding sequence ATGAGAAGGTTTATACTGGCGGCAGTCATGGCTTTCGGTTTTGCAGCGGCATCGGCGTCTGCCGCCGATGTGAAGATCGGCTACGTCGATATGCAGCGGGCGCTCAACAACTCCGAGGCGGGTAAGGAGGCCAAGGAACAGTTGGCGGCACGCCTCAAGAAGTATCAGGACGAGATCAACGGCAAGCAGGAAGAGCTCAAGAAGCTGAAGGACGAGCTTGAGAAACAGGGCATGCTCCTGTCCGAAACCGCCCGGGCCGCCAAGGAAAAGGACTACCAGCAGCGGTTGAAGGAGTTCCAGCGTTTCACCAAGGACGCCCAGGACGAGCTTCAGGGCAAGGATGAGGAGTTCACCCGCAAGATCCTCGAGGAGATGGAAAAGGTTATCAAGGAGTACGGCCGTACCAACGGCTATGCCTTTATCTTTGCCAAAAACGACAGCATGATGCTGTATGTGGATGAAAAGTCCGATGTGACCGAAGAAGTGCTGAAACGCTTCAACGCCGCAAAAAAGAAATAG